In one Sulfitobacter sp. LCG007 genomic region, the following are encoded:
- a CDS encoding DUF6538 domain-containing protein — MAHRSLHNTPAHTFVKQGIYYFRKRVPSDLREHYNSPQIAHSLRTRSQRIAAARAAKAADQLDEFWYHMRLQKRHVPGKHLLRLNAPRAGLPLERVGSPSTVSVNLSEAVAVYLRLKGANRPKTFHRGAERSCGYLIEICGDREISSYRRQDANAFRDALIERGLVGSSVTRVMGTVRTIIAFAASESGIEMSNPFAGVYFDRQAGMKDRMPIPLESIREVQA, encoded by the coding sequence GTGGCACACAGATCGTTGCACAACACACCTGCCCATACATTTGTGAAGCAGGGGATCTACTACTTCCGCAAAAGGGTCCCGAGCGACCTCCGCGAGCACTACAATTCACCGCAGATTGCGCATTCCCTGCGTACCAGATCGCAAAGGATCGCAGCAGCAAGGGCGGCGAAAGCCGCTGACCAGCTTGATGAATTTTGGTACCACATGCGCCTGCAAAAGCGGCATGTCCCCGGAAAACACCTTCTACGGCTGAACGCACCAAGAGCGGGCCTTCCTCTCGAGCGAGTTGGTTCGCCCTCCACAGTTTCTGTGAACCTCTCTGAAGCCGTAGCTGTCTATCTCCGGCTCAAGGGTGCCAACCGCCCCAAGACCTTCCACAGAGGCGCGGAGCGCTCCTGCGGCTATCTCATCGAGATTTGTGGAGACCGGGAGATCAGCTCCTACAGAAGGCAGGATGCCAACGCATTTCGGGATGCGCTGATCGAGCGAGGGCTGGTCGGGAGCAGCGTCACTCGTGTCATGGGCACCGTTCGGACGATCATTGCCTTTGCCGCCAGCGAAAGCGGCATCGAGATGAGCAATCCTTTCGCGGGGGTCTACTTCGACCGCCA
- a CDS encoding helix-turn-helix domain-containing protein: protein MRHHRKLTDDKRRQIIEARAKGTPAAALARRFGVSTRTIYNTLSRAEGERPALTRTISTRLSARQLAGFQAALARRGITDQPAALRRLMWAADILLRPADPVVCDHLQAWGAQVATEGAAVNHIARKLNEAKMRGRPIPFTDDDMATIRTFAGGLMEFAQAFRILWGAQLAAKTREVDKALEGLGAQSEAFADVGQPDLSRK from the coding sequence ATGCGCCACCATCGTAAACTGACCGACGACAAACGCCGCCAGATCATCGAGGCCCGCGCCAAGGGCACCCCTGCAGCCGCTCTGGCCCGCCGCTTCGGGGTCTCGACCAGGACGATCTACAACACGCTGAGCCGGGCCGAAGGCGAACGACCTGCTCTGACCAGAACAATCAGCACCCGCTTGAGCGCGCGCCAGCTGGCTGGGTTTCAGGCCGCGCTGGCACGCCGCGGCATCACCGACCAACCCGCCGCCCTGCGCCGCCTGATGTGGGCCGCCGACATCCTGTTGCGTCCGGCAGACCCGGTCGTGTGCGACCACCTGCAAGCCTGGGGTGCGCAAGTCGCGACCGAAGGCGCCGCGGTCAACCACATCGCCCGCAAGCTGAACGAGGCCAAAATGCGCGGCCGCCCGATCCCGTTCACCGATGACGACATGGCCACGATCCGCACCTTCGCCGGGGGCCTGATGGAATTCGCCCAGGCGTTCCGCATTTTGTGGGGGGCACAGTTGGCCGCGAAGACGCGAGAGGTCGACAAGGCGCTGGAGGGGTTGGGGGCGCAGTCAGAAGCATTCGCCGACGTCGGCCAACCCGATTTGTCTCGCAAGTAG